One segment of Paenibacillus pabuli DNA contains the following:
- a CDS encoding SRPBCC family protein gives MTSSSSALPDIRQQLVLHAPLEKVWETVSTAEGMETWFMPSNLEPVEGHEFVLEAGPFGKSPCRVTEVQPLHKLSFQWGKDWTLTFELDEQPEGTAFTLIHSGWDADKLTEFGQAHAIVRERMEQGWTGILQKLAQVVSQ, from the coding sequence ATGACATCATCATCGAGCGCACTGCCGGATATCCGGCAGCAATTGGTACTTCATGCTCCGCTAGAGAAAGTATGGGAGACTGTCTCAACGGCAGAAGGCATGGAGACCTGGTTTATGCCAAGCAATCTGGAGCCGGTGGAAGGACATGAATTCGTGCTGGAGGCTGGGCCTTTTGGCAAATCACCGTGCCGGGTAACGGAGGTTCAGCCGCTTCACAAGTTATCCTTTCAATGGGGCAAGGATTGGACCCTTACCTTCGAACTGGATGAACAGCCGGAAGGCACGGCATTTACATTGATTCACAGCGGCTGGGATGCGGATAAACTGACCGAATTCGGACAGGCGCATGCCATTGTGCGCGAACGGATGGAACAGGGCTGGACAGGCATCTTGCAGAAACTGGCGCAGGTTGTCAGCCAATAA